The DNA sequence gttcttttaaaaagaaaaactgtACATATTACATTTGAcaggttattattattataacttAAGCTTAGTCACAGAAATctctttttgtttctttttctttGCCGTCTGGACCTTGGAGCCCTTGACCTGGCTCTTGACTTGGTCTTGTAGTTGTGAAAAGAAGGCTTGAGAGGAGCGGAGAGCCTTATCCATTCCATCATTCTGTTGAAAAGAACAGAAGTGTCAGAAACATCatatttgtaaaactatttatacatatataatataCTTTAACCAATAACCGCAGTTACTAACCGTCAGTATTTTGGCTTTTCCTCCTTTAGTAAGTTTCTTGAGGGTCTGTTCAACTTCAGCTTTGCTCTTCTTGTTTTCTCCCACTTTCATCTGTTTGAGTTTTTGCCTCTTCTCCCGCTCTTGAACCTTTATACGCTtcagcttcttcttcttccgcctcTCTCGCTTCTTATCGGTGTCTGTTTTCTCTGTGTCTCCGAGCAGATCCCCAGCCTTGTTCTTCTCCTAAGATCAAAAAATAAAGATTCTAAAGTACTTTCCAGAAGGCTAAAAATGCAATTTTGCAATGCAGAGCAGTCTGCACAAACCTTGATTTCTTCTGGAGCCAGTAGAGTTGCATCACTGGCGTTGACTGGAGCCACCTCCTCCACAGTAATCGAAGGCATGTTGGAAACCACCTTTACCTCAGGTATATgctaaacagaaaaaaacaaacacttcttaataaaaatggctcattgaACATTGAGATGACCTTTAACTGCAgactaataacattttaaaatagtaATATATGGGTGTTTTCAGTGTTTCAAAGATACAGGGCAGAGTTAATGCAAAGTGACCctgttatttttgtatttttgttgaCATGGTTACTGTCAAATTTTAACATCACTGTTTAGAAGACATATAAAATGTTACTGACCGGTTTTGGTGTGAAGTGGAAATTGGACAGTGCATCCAGTTTAAGGAAGAGTGTGTCCATGAGTTTCTGGATTTCTACATGTGCTGGATTCTCTTCCTCTTCTTTCTTTTCCTGTGACCAACAATAAGATAAAAActtcatttttagacaataaATTACACCACTATAAACATACTACATTAGCATGAACAAAACATTTATACTGTAATGGTAAAGATTCACAGACTGTATAGAGATGTGATGAAAGATGATTTCACCTCTGTCTGTTTGAGATACTCCTTCTCATAAACCTCAGCCAGACTCAATTTGCTCTTTTCATGGTCCAGAGTCAGTCTCTTCTTATACTCAAACACTTCTTCTTTGGGCTTCTCTTTCCTTACAACATCATCCCACACCTAAAAAATACCAGATCAAACATAAACAATCCAGCAAGGTGACCCGATTCACCTCATTGGCACCAAAATACACAGAGGACAACGTTTAAACAAACCTGATCTTTGATCCTCTGTTTGATTATATCCTCAAGCTGTAATGTAGTTTCCTCTGTGATTGCAGGAGCTGTGGAGGAGAGAGACAAAGTCATCCAAAAACTTGAAAACAAATCCAGTCGTTTTGATGTAAAGTTCAGTATAAAACTCACCCATCCTGGAGTTCTGGTCGAACGCCACGTCCTCTTCCAGCATGCTGTTTTCTGGCCGAGTCTGAGCGCCCACCTCTCCTGACAGCTGCCACGGCTTCTCCGACAATGCCACTTTCTCCAGCTCGTCAATTTTTTCTGCCATCTGTTTAAATGCATATCAAGTACATggttacaaatatatttatttcaaataaatttatacaaaCAATGACAAACCTTTTCCTGTCGCTTTTCAAATGATGATTTTGACTCCGGTTTAGGCACACTTTTAGCTTTTCCACCCAAAATATCCTCCACATCCTCTCCCTCGCTGTCATCGGGAAGGTCAAAGGTCACCTTCCGTAAAGCATCTCTGGGTTCATTGTCCATGTCACCACTAAAGGGAGAAGGGAAAAAGTGTTAGACATTTGAAATGATGGgctattatattatattagcgCACTACAATCAAGACAAGGAGGAAACATGTCTTACTCCTCCATATCAAAATCTTCCTCATTCATATCCTCTTCATCCTCCTCTTGtagatcatcatcatcatcatctgctCCGTCATGTTCATCATTTGATTCTGGTTCACTCTTCTCATCTGGATCTGCCTGCTCAGGCTCTCCATCCACAGgatcaaaaaaatctttatatttCACATTTCTGGAGCTTTTCTTctgtgaaaaacaaaacatagtTCAAGTTCTGTTAACAATACTTTGAAAAAGTTGGTTTAATAAAACAGTCATGCGTCAATGCTACACCCATGGATATTCTATGAGGGTCAACTCCTGTTACAAATCATTACCTTTGTCTGTTTCTTGGCCACCACTGGTTTATCAAAAACTAGCTCTTCATCTTCATCTGTTGGCAAATCCTGAAAGTAGTCTATTTCCTCTTCTACGTTCTCCTTTCCCTCTCTTCTatccatgtcatccaaaaaagCCTCCATTTCTGAAAGTTTAAAAAACCTGTCATCTACTTCTGATTCAGTCCTATAAGGTTTCGATAACTTGGCAGCAGATGGtctctgttgtttagtttttttctcaAATTTATCCACATCAAAGTCTACGTCTGAGTCCTCCCCAGAGAAGTCATCTTCCTCATCTTCTTCTGATGGTTTTGTCTGAAGTTCCTCATCTTCCTCACTGCCATCCTCCTCCTCGACACTATCCTCTTCCAAATCCTGATTATCACCATTCTCCAATTCGTCATCTTCTTTTTCCTCCTCTGTGTCTTCAAGAAACGTTATATTATCATCTGTGACAGCTTGCTCAACTGCCTCCTCAAACCGCTCCAGTAATGCAGTGTTCTGAAGCTCCAGCTCCTGCCAGATTTGCTCCTCATCAAAATTCTCGATGACCAGCTGCTCAAGTGGGCTTCCTTTGCAGCCTGCAGGCTCATTGGCCTTATGCAAATCGTAAAGTGTCTTGGTAAGAGATGTAAATTCTGTTGCCAGAGCATCCTGGACGCTaatttgaaagaaaacatgcgATTAATATGCGTATATCATGCATTCAACACCAACGCGAGATGTTCATGCGCTTAACTGTAAACTGAAAGAGATTCAGCACGCTAGATAGTAGAAATCAAAAGGTTAAATCGATCTTTGAACATCTTACCTCAGAAATAGCTCTGGGTGGGCTGTTTTAGAGTTTATTAGCTGTAAACAGCTTTCCAGCGTGCTTTTTCCATCCCCGTTCGCCATCACTGTCGACACATGGGACTCAGTGTGCGTTTCGTAAATACAACCCCCGGAAACAAGAAACGCTGTATTAAGTTCCGTACAAAACGTTCCGTTTAGCCTCAGTGTTTAAAGATGTACTAATTTACCTGCGCGCGCATAACTTAAGAAAATATTAGGACTTTGCTATTTATAACGTATAAATAAACCATCTATCAACAAAGCACACTTCGCTAAACTTCTTTacgttatttaaataaagttttttatgcGTTCAATCGCACCGCAAAGATGGCTGCCTCCATACTGAAGGTTGCAGGTAAATAACTGTACGCTAATGTTTCTTGACATCTTTATCCTTAATGTGTACAACATTGTTGATAAAAGCTCATGTTTCAGTTTTTTGTGTATGATATTGTTAAGAACTTACAAAAGTCATTTATAGACGACATGTGTTATTATAATAACTTTCTTGCAGTTGCAGGTCTCTCGAGGAGTGCACTGCAAACGTTACCCTCCGTGAGGGCATTGTCTTTGTCTGTGCCCGTCAGACAGGGTGTCCCCCAGTCGTTGTGGAAGTTAGGCAGGTTGAATCATGTGGCTATCGCAGTACCAGACCTAGAGAAAGCCACAGCACTGTACCGCGATGTGCTGGGGGCTCAGGTGAGCGCATCTGTCCCTCTTCCTGAGCACGGGGTGTACACTGTGTTTGTGGAACTGGGCAACACCAAATTAGAGCTCCTGCATCCTCTGGGAGAGAAAAGCCCAATCGCAGGATTCCTGCAGAAGAACAAAGCTGGAGGGATGCATCATATCTGTATAGAGGTAAAGATTACATTAGATTCTTACATATTTTGcacatgcaaaatatatatgtatttatttatttttatttatttatttatttcaaacctgCATTCAAAATTTTCTCACAAAACAACATAACAGGCAACATAACATATTTAACTCAATCTGTGGAATGTGTGTATTAAATAAATCCAATGCACACcgtcttttttctttttattgtgATGATGTTGGCTCACATTTAAGAAAAACCCACCAATTCACAACAAATTAGAATATGGTGACATGCCAATCAGCTGCTAAGGTTTCCTGAGCCTCCGAAATGGTCTCTCAGTTTGGTTCACtaggctacacaatcatggggaagactgcTGTTCTGACAGTTGTTCAGAAGACAATTATTGACACCCTTCACAAGGATGGTAAGCCACAAACATTCATTGCCAAAGAAACTGGCAGTTCACAGAATGGTGTATCCAATCATCATGTTAAAAAATAGCTTAAGGGACAGtcacatttttttttgaaaatatactaatttATATACAGCTCCcctttgatttttaccattttggaatccattcagctgatctctgggtctgccgctaccacttttagcattgcttagcacaatccattgaatgtgattagactattagcatcaCCAGCTTTTTAGAGATGCTGATTTCATTTTCCAGCAGGAATTGGCATTGGCCCACATTGTTAAGAGGAAAATGAAAAACAagagaccaaaaaaaaaatgcagacgAGTTGAAGGCCACTGTCAAAAAACCTGGTTTTCCATACATATCAGCAAGCAAAAGGAGCCCATACCAAGTATTGAgtacatttaaagtaaataaacatACTTTACAGAAGGCCAACAATTcactaaaaaactttttatattgGTCTTATGAAATATTCTAATTTGTTGAGAGAGTGAAttggtgtttttttgttaaatgtgAGCCAAAATCATTATAATGAAAAGAAAAAGACAAAGTACTTCAACCTGTGTGCATTGAatttatttaaaggcggagtccacgatgtttgaaaaacgcgttggaaaaggagacgggccgactagcaaaacacacttatagccaatcaaatcaaatcaaatgccggtttgcgtatgtgtggggcgggtctatcaacagaaggtccagattctattggggtaggggcgtgtttgtttaggtgatttcaaatatcaacattggctttcaaacatcatggactccgcctttaatacatGAGTAACACAATTTGAGTTGAATTCCTGAAGTAAATGAACTTTTCCACGACATTATAATTCATTGAGATGCACCTGTATATACTATTGACTGTCATTTTAAATACCAGACTTCATTAAACCATCTTTACATTTTGggatggtttcccggacaggactTATACTAGTCCCcggctaaaatgcatgtttataccactttaatttaaaaacaacttgtCCTGAGTCATTTTGACAtgtatcagtgccattgttttgtctcaagatgcacaccagttttattttttgtaaggtatgtttgtaaaaacttataatttaaataaaacctagtcctggattaacatAAACCATGTCTGGGAAACGGCCctgttgtataataataataggaaaacatatgataaaacaaataatttgaCAAAGGATGTAAGATAAGTCAAGCTAATCATTATGCCTAAAACACGAAATGATTGACAGTTAGTAGTATTATCAAAATTTTTGTCACATGATTGTTGCCGATTTCTTTTAAGACTAGTTGTAAGTTCACTACTTGTCAGACTTCTGAcataaaggggtggtttcccggacagggattaccttaagccaggactaggccttagtttaattaggaaaataactaattttaacaaacatgccttactaaaaacgtTACTGGTGTGcgttttgaggcaaaacaaagggcattg is a window from the Misgurnus anguillicaudatus chromosome 21, ASM2758022v2, whole genome shotgun sequence genome containing:
- the mphosph10 gene encoding U3 small nucleolar ribonucleoprotein protein MPP10 — protein: MANGDGKSTLESCLQLINSKTAHPELFLSVQDALATEFTSLTKTLYDLHKANEPAGCKGSPLEQLVIENFDEEQIWQELELQNTALLERFEEAVEQAVTDDNITFLEDTEEEKEDDELENGDNQDLEEDSVEEEDGSEEDEELQTKPSEEDEEDDFSGEDSDVDFDVDKFEKKTKQQRPSAAKLSKPYRTESEVDDRFFKLSEMEAFLDDMDRREGKENVEEEIDYFQDLPTDEDEELVFDKPVVAKKQTKKKSSRNVKYKDFFDPVDGEPEQADPDEKSEPESNDEHDGADDDDDDLQEEDEEDMNEEDFDMEDGDMDNEPRDALRKVTFDLPDDSEGEDVEDILGGKAKSVPKPESKSSFEKRQEKMAEKIDELEKVALSEKPWQLSGEVGAQTRPENSMLEEDVAFDQNSRMAPAITEETTLQLEDIIKQRIKDQVWDDVVRKEKPKEEVFEYKKRLTLDHEKSKLSLAEVYEKEYLKQTEEKKEEEENPAHVEIQKLMDTLFLKLDALSNFHFTPKPHIPEVKVVSNMPSITVEEVAPVNASDATLLAPEEIKEKNKAGDLLGDTEKTDTDKKRERRKKKKLKRIKVQEREKRQKLKQMKVGENKKSKAEVEQTLKKLTKGGKAKILTNDGMDKALRSSQAFFSQLQDQVKSQVKGSKVQTAKKKKQKEISVTKLKL
- the mcee gene encoding methylmalonyl-CoA epimerase, mitochondrial isoform X1, with translation MAASILKVAVAGLSRSALQTLPSVRALSLSVPVRQGVPQSLWKLGRLNHVAIAVPDLEKATALYRDVLGAQVSASVPLPEHGVYTVFVELGNTKLELLHPLGEKSPIAGFLQKNKAGGMHHICIEVDDINAAIADLKEKKIRLLSTEPRIGAHGKPVMFLHPKDCDGVLVEIEQA
- the mcee gene encoding methylmalonyl-CoA epimerase, mitochondrial isoform X2 — its product is MAASILKVAGLSRSALQTLPSVRALSLSVPVRQGVPQSLWKLGRLNHVAIAVPDLEKATALYRDVLGAQVSASVPLPEHGVYTVFVELGNTKLELLHPLGEKSPIAGFLQKNKAGGMHHICIEVDDINAAIADLKEKKIRLLSTEPRIGAHGKPVMFLHPKDCDGVLVEIEQA